A single window of Nocardia sp. NBC_01327 DNA harbors:
- a CDS encoding polyphosphate kinase 2 family protein codes for MAKATTWSKPVTKVLRADGVQVSELNTSGTPGFKGDKRDGEKLLAERAAVLSDLQEKLYANGRHGDNRSVLLVLQGMDTAGKGGIVRHVIGSVDPQGVDHASFGVPTAEEKKHHYLWRIRKQLPRGGQIGVFDRSHYEDVLVVRVHDLVPPEVWEKRYDEINKFERKLVDDGTTIVKVAMFVSLDEQKKRLGQRLDRPDKYWKFSTNDLHERAYWPDYQDAYQAVLDRTNTEHAPWHVLPCDHKWYARLAVTELLIDALQGLKLDWPPATFDVEEQKQLLAQA; via the coding sequence ATGGCGAAGGCGACAACCTGGTCGAAACCCGTCACCAAGGTCCTGCGGGCCGACGGTGTACAGGTCAGCGAACTGAACACTTCCGGAACTCCTGGATTCAAGGGCGACAAGCGCGACGGCGAGAAATTGCTCGCCGAGCGCGCCGCTGTGCTGTCGGATCTGCAGGAGAAGCTCTATGCGAACGGCAGGCACGGCGACAACCGCAGTGTGCTGCTGGTGCTGCAGGGCATGGACACCGCGGGCAAGGGCGGCATCGTCCGGCACGTGATCGGCTCGGTCGATCCACAGGGTGTGGATCACGCGTCGTTCGGCGTGCCCACTGCGGAGGAGAAGAAGCACCACTACCTGTGGCGCATTCGCAAGCAGCTGCCGCGCGGCGGGCAGATCGGCGTCTTCGACCGCTCGCACTACGAGGACGTGCTGGTGGTGCGCGTACACGATCTGGTGCCGCCGGAGGTCTGGGAGAAGCGCTACGACGAGATCAACAAGTTCGAGCGCAAGCTGGTCGACGACGGCACCACCATTGTGAAGGTGGCCATGTTCGTCTCCCTCGACGAGCAGAAGAAGCGGCTCGGACAGCGGCTGGACCGCCCGGACAAGTACTGGAAGTTCAGCACCAACGATCTGCACGAGCGCGCCTACTGGCCCGACTATCAGGACGCCTACCAGGCAGTTCTGGACCGCACCAATACCGAGCACGCCCCCTGGCACGTGCTGCCCTGCGATCACAAGTGGTACGCCCGGCTGGCCGTCACGGAACTGCTGATCGACGCTCTGCAAGGATTGAAGCTGGACTGGCCGCCGGCGACTTTCGATGTGGAAGAACAGAAGCAGCTCCTCGCTCAGGCGTGA
- a CDS encoding saccharopine dehydrogenase family protein has translation MADREFDLALFGATGFVGKLTAEYLAEAAPAGARIALAGRSLEKLTAVRAELGPGAADWPLVQADSTDQASLNALAARTKVVVSTVGPYLRYGLPLVEACAENGTHYADLTGEPLFIRECIDRFGERAAETGAKIVNSAGYDSIPSDLSVYQLYKRTVEDNTGELTDVTLVAWLKGGVSGGTVDSGRAMMEAIAADPKKGAIMSHPYSLSPDKAMEPDVGRQSDQALERASNIDPSLDGWVATFIMGAHNTKIVRRSNGLLGWPYGKNFRYREVMSAGKSATAPLVAAGMAGGIVATMAAGAVLSRVAVGRRLLDRLVPKPGTGPSEKARKSGWFTMRTFARTTSGAKYVCTFAGKGDPGYAATAVMLGESGLTLAFDQLSELAGILTPAAAMGDALTDRLRKAGMTIDVDIA, from the coding sequence ATGGCTGACAGGGAATTCGACCTCGCGCTATTCGGTGCGACAGGCTTCGTCGGCAAGCTGACGGCGGAGTATCTGGCGGAGGCCGCCCCTGCCGGGGCGCGCATCGCCCTCGCCGGGCGGTCGCTCGAGAAGCTCACCGCAGTGCGGGCCGAACTCGGCCCGGGTGCGGCGGATTGGCCGCTGGTGCAGGCTGATTCGACCGACCAGGCCAGCCTCAACGCGCTCGCCGCGCGGACGAAGGTCGTCGTCTCGACCGTGGGGCCGTACCTGCGCTACGGGCTGCCGCTGGTGGAGGCATGCGCCGAAAACGGTACGCACTACGCCGATCTCACCGGTGAGCCGCTGTTCATTCGCGAATGCATCGACCGTTTCGGGGAACGGGCCGCCGAGACCGGCGCCAAGATCGTGAATTCCGCGGGCTACGACTCGATTCCGTCCGATCTGAGCGTGTACCAGCTCTACAAGCGCACCGTCGAGGACAACACCGGCGAGCTCACCGATGTCACCCTGGTGGCCTGGCTCAAGGGCGGCGTGAGCGGCGGCACCGTCGATTCCGGCCGCGCCATGATGGAAGCCATTGCGGCGGACCCGAAGAAGGGCGCGATCATGTCGCACCCGTATTCGCTGAGCCCCGACAAGGCCATGGAGCCCGATGTCGGCCGCCAGAGCGATCAGGCCCTGGAGCGCGCGTCGAATATCGATCCGAGCCTGGACGGCTGGGTGGCCACCTTCATCATGGGCGCGCACAACACCAAGATCGTGCGCCGCAGCAATGGCCTGCTGGGCTGGCCGTACGGCAAGAACTTCCGCTACCGCGAGGTCATGAGCGCCGGTAAGTCCGCCACCGCGCCGCTGGTCGCGGCGGGCATGGCCGGCGGCATCGTCGCCACCATGGCGGCGGGCGCGGTGCTCTCCCGCGTGGCCGTCGGCCGCAGGCTGCTGGACCGCCTGGTCCCCAAGCCCGGCACCGGCCCGAGCGAAAAGGCCCGCAAGAGCGGCTGGTTCACCATGCGCACCTTCGCCCGCACCACCTCCGGCGCCAAGTACGTGTGCACCTTCGCGGGCAAGGGCGATCCGGGCTACGCCGCCACCGCCGTCATGCTCGGCGAATCCGGCCTCACCCTGGCCTTCGACCAGCTCTCCGAACTGGCCGGCATCCTCACCCCCGCCGCCGCCATGGGCGACGCCCTCACCGACCGCCTCCGCAAGGCGGGCATGACGATCGACGTCGACATCGCCTGA
- a CDS encoding NAD(P)-dependent alcohol dehydrogenase, whose protein sequence is MSTAAAYAVSAPDGHFEKLAIERRDLGPNDVLIDVKYAGICHSDIHTARDEWGGARYPCVPGHEIAGLVAAVGSAVTKYAVGDRVGVGCMVDSCGKCEPCLAGEEQYCIPGATMTYNTAVAPELQSNGYTMGGYSTQVVVTEGFVVGIPEGIGLDVAAPLLCAGVTLFSPLRHWNAGPGKRVAIIGMGGLGHVGVKIAAAMGAEVTVLSHSLSKEEDGKRFGAHHYYATSDKQTFRQLRGKFDLILNTVSADLPIDDYLRLLALDGTLVILGLPEKPLQVKPFTIAGYRRSLAGSMIGGIAQTQEMLNFCAEHGIGAEIEVISADRIDEAYDRVVASDVRYRFVIDTATM, encoded by the coding sequence ATGAGCACTGCTGCCGCATACGCCGTGTCCGCACCCGACGGCCACTTCGAGAAGCTCGCCATCGAACGCCGTGACCTCGGGCCCAACGATGTGCTGATCGATGTGAAGTACGCCGGCATCTGCCACTCCGATATTCACACCGCCCGCGACGAATGGGGTGGCGCCCGCTACCCCTGCGTGCCCGGCCACGAAATCGCGGGCCTGGTCGCCGCGGTCGGCTCGGCCGTCACCAAATACGCCGTAGGCGATCGGGTCGGCGTCGGCTGCATGGTCGACTCCTGTGGCAAATGCGAGCCCTGTCTGGCCGGTGAGGAGCAGTACTGCATCCCCGGCGCGACCATGACCTACAACACCGCCGTGGCGCCGGAGCTGCAGTCCAACGGCTACACCATGGGCGGTTACTCCACGCAGGTCGTGGTGACCGAGGGCTTCGTGGTCGGCATTCCGGAGGGCATCGGCCTGGATGTGGCAGCACCGCTGCTGTGCGCGGGCGTCACGCTGTTCTCGCCGCTGCGGCACTGGAACGCGGGCCCCGGCAAGCGGGTGGCGATCATCGGTATGGGCGGCCTCGGACATGTCGGCGTCAAGATCGCCGCCGCCATGGGCGCGGAGGTCACCGTGCTGAGTCATTCGCTGAGCAAGGAGGAGGACGGTAAGCGCTTCGGCGCGCACCACTACTACGCGACCAGCGATAAGCAGACCTTCCGCCAGCTGCGCGGAAAATTCGACCTCATCCTGAATACCGTCTCGGCGGATCTGCCGATCGACGATTACCTGCGGCTGCTGGCCCTCGACGGCACCCTGGTGATCCTCGGCCTGCCCGAAAAGCCGCTCCAGGTCAAGCCTTTCACCATCGCCGGCTACCGGCGCTCGCTGGCCGGATCCATGATCGGCGGCATCGCGCAGACGCAGGAGATGCTGAACTTCTGCGCCGAGCACGGCATCGGCGCGGAGATCGAGGTCATTTCCGCGGATCGCATCGACGAGGCGTACGACCGGGTGGTCGCCAGCGATGTGCGCTACCGTTTCGTCATCGACACCGCGACCATGTAG
- a CDS encoding ESX secretion-associated protein EspG, translating to MLTPDEFAMVWTRETQLDRRPYPLDTLPRAQENPGAAPRLGHRFLRRTDPELTAALMLCARTDTTTVSLYGESSTPEPRRILAFAAVAQQRAGILVARPDAVSVLLCPAEQLGQELVEIIGSAPPGSHETMQEPQNAVLHPDDNAVPHANDSVTQGDTFRRKLREPVDGRGFITVTVEPANPLSPPTRHRTWMDFTGDGRYLLTTATDLTLTPVTDAELADHLVRLARV from the coding sequence ATGCTGACCCCGGACGAATTCGCCATGGTCTGGACCCGCGAAACCCAGCTGGATCGCCGCCCCTATCCCCTGGACACACTCCCCCGGGCGCAGGAAAACCCAGGCGCCGCACCCCGATTGGGGCACCGCTTCCTGCGCCGCACCGATCCGGAGCTGACCGCAGCCCTCATGCTGTGCGCGCGCACCGATACCACCACGGTCTCGCTGTACGGGGAGAGCAGCACACCGGAACCCCGCCGCATTCTCGCCTTCGCCGCCGTGGCGCAGCAGCGTGCCGGCATTCTGGTCGCCCGCCCCGATGCGGTGAGCGTATTGCTGTGCCCTGCCGAACAACTCGGGCAGGAACTGGTGGAAATCATCGGATCGGCCCCTCCGGGCAGTCACGAGACCATGCAGGAGCCGCAGAACGCGGTGCTGCATCCGGACGACAACGCGGTGCCGCATGCGAACGATTCAGTGACCCAGGGCGATACTTTCCGCCGCAAACTCCGCGAACCGGTGGACGGCCGCGGCTTCATCACCGTCACGGTGGAACCGGCGAATCCGCTCTCCCCGCCCACCCGGCACCGCACCTGGATGGACTTCACCGGCGACGGCCGCTATCTGCTCACCACCGCGACCGATCTGACGCTGACCCCGGTCACCGATGCCGAACTGGCCGACCATCTCGTGCGATTGGCCCGGGTGTGA
- a CDS encoding TetR/AcrR family transcriptional regulator, whose product MDGRKKRWQQHKIDRREELVDGTLAAIRTRGGDAGMDEIAAEIGVSKTVLYRYFSDKQDLTRATMERFIETTLMPRIYEAISDDLDEYQLVRNTLAAYVHTVDADTDVYRFIMGNGASTDTSTLADFEKLFAQVVSAVIIDKAFSRDVQTEGAMLWAYVLVGGVQLATDWWITNRTMSSEEMLDYLTMMAWSAIEGMVRAGGDRTWFNSRPHQLPDPENKP is encoded by the coding sequence GTGGACGGCCGCAAGAAGCGCTGGCAGCAGCACAAGATCGATCGCCGGGAAGAGCTGGTCGACGGCACCCTCGCCGCGATCCGCACGCGCGGCGGCGATGCCGGCATGGATGAGATCGCCGCCGAGATCGGCGTCTCCAAAACCGTGCTGTACCGGTATTTCTCGGATAAGCAGGATCTGACCCGGGCCACCATGGAGCGGTTCATCGAGACCACGCTCATGCCGCGGATCTACGAGGCCATCAGCGATGATCTCGACGAATACCAGCTGGTGCGCAATACGCTCGCCGCGTATGTGCACACGGTCGACGCCGATACCGACGTCTACCGGTTCATCATGGGCAACGGGGCGTCGACCGACACCTCCACGCTGGCCGACTTCGAGAAGTTGTTCGCGCAGGTGGTGTCCGCGGTCATCATCGACAAGGCGTTCAGCCGGGACGTCCAGACCGAGGGCGCCATGCTGTGGGCCTACGTGCTGGTCGGCGGCGTACAGCTGGCGACGGACTGGTGGATCACCAACCGCACCATGTCCAGCGAGGAAATGCTCGACTACCTGACCATGATGGCGTGGAGCGCCATCGAGGGCATGGTGCGCGCGGGCGGCGATCGCACCTGGTTCAACTCTCGGCCGCATCAGCTGCCGGACCCCGAAAACAAGCCCTGA
- a CDS encoding vitamin K epoxide reductase family protein, with amino-acid sequence MIIAAAPKSAWPLLLGGLIGWAASVTLLVDKFKLYTEPGFKPLCSIDQTISCTTVMDSDQAAAFGFPNPIIGVVGYSVVVTLGVLAIANVGLPRWVWGGLWAGLAAGMGFIGWLIYQAVFLIHALCPWCMVVWAVTPLLLAVVTGQLWGKSRGVLQIVVEWRWTVVAIYYAVVILIVYIQFQDYWRDHL; translated from the coding sequence GTGATCATCGCGGCTGCACCCAAATCCGCGTGGCCGCTCCTACTCGGCGGACTGATCGGCTGGGCGGCATCGGTGACGCTGCTCGTCGACAAGTTCAAGCTCTACACCGAACCCGGCTTCAAACCGCTGTGCAGTATCGATCAGACCATTTCCTGTACGACGGTGATGGATTCGGATCAGGCGGCGGCCTTCGGCTTCCCGAATCCGATCATCGGTGTGGTCGGGTATTCGGTGGTGGTGACGCTCGGCGTGCTGGCCATCGCGAATGTCGGTCTGCCGCGCTGGGTCTGGGGCGGCCTGTGGGCCGGTCTGGCGGCGGGCATGGGCTTCATCGGCTGGCTGATCTACCAGGCGGTCTTCCTGATTCACGCGCTGTGCCCGTGGTGCATGGTGGTGTGGGCGGTGACGCCGCTGCTGCTGGCCGTGGTGACCGGGCAGCTGTGGGGTAAATCCCGGGGCGTGCTGCAGATCGTGGTGGAGTGGCGGTGGACCGTGGTCGCCATCTACTACGCGGTGGTCATTCTGATCGTGTACATCCAGTTCCAGGATTACTGGCGCGATCACCTCTGA
- a CDS encoding S1C family serine protease, protein MHDDTRRMTGGDPSHTGGGRLLVLLFVAVLAVTAFLGYHGDLARLSFHHDPPTATLLGPPLPPLDTKLVSTVVEPALVNITAGIQPFGLGAAGTGIVLTADGEVLTSHHVIKGADTVKVTDVGTGAVYPATVLGYDSGADIALIELTGAHGLPVARVGDSAALRLGDQLLAIGNAGGTGSPTAVGGPVTNLDSTIVARNEVDMSRKALHGLIEVAAAVAAGQSGGALADRYGAVVGVVAAASGDLQKALGHGPEGYAVPIDSAMTVVRQIRSGTPTDTVHIGPTATLGILTSDAQPAGARIDVAVYGQPAFAAGLTEGEVITGVDGRAISTTQMLKAALNLHKPEDVVRLDLNEPGGGQRTVSVTLIAGPPN, encoded by the coding sequence ATGCACGACGACACGCGTCGCATGACCGGAGGCGACCCCTCTCACACCGGCGGCGGGCGATTGCTCGTTCTGCTCTTCGTCGCGGTTCTGGCCGTCACGGCCTTCCTCGGATATCACGGCGATCTGGCGCGCCTGTCGTTCCACCATGACCCACCCACCGCGACCCTGCTCGGACCACCGCTGCCGCCCCTGGACACCAAGCTCGTCTCCACTGTCGTGGAACCCGCACTGGTGAACATCACCGCGGGCATCCAGCCGTTCGGGCTGGGCGCGGCGGGCACGGGCATCGTGCTCACCGCCGACGGGGAGGTGCTCACCAGCCATCACGTCATCAAAGGCGCTGACACCGTGAAGGTTACGGATGTCGGCACCGGTGCGGTCTATCCCGCCACCGTGCTCGGCTACGACTCCGGCGCGGATATCGCGCTCATCGAATTGACCGGGGCACACGGACTTCCGGTCGCGCGGGTCGGGGATTCCGCCGCCCTGCGGCTCGGTGACCAGCTGCTGGCCATCGGCAATGCGGGCGGCACCGGTTCGCCCACCGCGGTCGGGGGACCCGTCACCAATCTGGACAGCACCATCGTGGCGCGGAACGAAGTCGATATGTCGCGGAAAGCGTTGCACGGCTTGATAGAAGTCGCCGCCGCGGTCGCCGCCGGGCAATCCGGTGGGGCACTGGCGGACCGCTACGGTGCGGTGGTCGGCGTGGTCGCCGCGGCCTCCGGGGATCTGCAGAAGGCGCTGGGTCACGGCCCCGAGGGTTATGCGGTGCCCATCGATTCCGCCATGACGGTGGTGCGCCAAATCCGTTCCGGCACACCGACGGACACCGTGCACATCGGCCCGACCGCAACCCTCGGCATTCTCACCTCCGATGCCCAGCCCGCGGGCGCGCGCATCGATGTGGCCGTGTACGGGCAGCCCGCCTTCGCGGCGGGGCTCACCGAGGGGGAGGTGATCACCGGCGTGGACGGCCGCGCGATCAGCACCACCCAAATGCTGAAAGCCGCACTCAACCTCCATAAACCGGAGGATGTGGTGCGGCTCGACCTGAACGAGCCCGGCGGCGGGCAGCGCACGGTGAGCGTGACGCTCATCGCCGGCCCGCCGAACTAG
- a CDS encoding ZIP family metal transporter, translated as MAILLALVSMCSTFIGGLVADRIGERKRLVLGLAAGVMLGVVAFDLLPEALEADPRSALGVPVPLLAAVVGFFTVHILERTVALHTGHEDEFGAHHHDFASVGLVAASGLVFHSFLDGFSIGISFQVGAAAGAAVAIAVISHDFADGFNTFTLTTLYGNARRRGLAMLTADAIAPVIGAIVGTFVQVPTTFVGMYLGYFAGFLLYLATADILPEAHAGKPSTAPLFFTLLGLGFMLLVAAASH; from the coding sequence ATGGCGATTCTGCTGGCGCTGGTGTCGATGTGCTCGACCTTCATCGGCGGACTGGTGGCCGACCGCATCGGTGAGCGCAAGCGACTGGTGCTCGGGCTGGCCGCCGGTGTCATGCTCGGCGTGGTGGCCTTCGATCTGCTGCCCGAGGCGCTGGAGGCGGACCCGCGCAGTGCGCTGGGCGTGCCGGTGCCGCTGCTGGCCGCGGTGGTCGGCTTCTTCACCGTGCACATTCTGGAGCGGACGGTGGCGCTGCACACCGGGCACGAGGACGAATTCGGTGCGCACCACCACGATTTCGCCTCGGTCGGACTGGTGGCCGCGTCCGGGCTGGTATTCCACAGTTTCCTGGACGGATTCAGTATCGGCATCAGCTTCCAGGTCGGGGCGGCCGCCGGTGCGGCCGTCGCCATCGCGGTGATCAGTCACGATTTCGCGGACGGGTTCAATACCTTCACCCTCACCACGCTGTACGGGAACGCGCGGCGGCGCGGGCTGGCCATGCTGACGGCCGATGCCATCGCGCCCGTCATCGGTGCGATCGTGGGCACCTTCGTGCAGGTGCCGACCACTTTCGTGGGCATGTACCTCGGCTATTTCGCCGGGTTCCTGCTGTATCTCGCGACCGCGGACATCCTGCCGGAGGCGCATGCCGGAAAGCCCTCGACGGCCCCGTTGTTCTTCACCCTGCTCGGGCTGGGATTCATGCTGCTGGTCGCCGCGGCGAGCCACTGA
- a CDS encoding AI-2E family transporter: MSEEADETVDVPRRITVQSIIPAWLPRAYLMAAVTVAGIVITFWSLAKLQGLLTVLVISLFLAFAIEPAVNWLAARGWKRGLATGAVFVIVLVVIVGFLWTMGGLIVDQVTSLIRNAPHNTEDAVAWINSTFHTDLSGADITERASELSSSLEKWVVGLAGDVWGIGTTALGVLFQGLGVLLFTYYFAADGPRFRNAVCSVLPPKRQRHVLRAWDIAVEKTGGYLYSRALLALCSAVAHYAAMRILGIPSAFALALWVGVVSQFIPTVGTYLAGALPVLVALSQSSSTALWILGFIVVYQQFENYVLQPRITATTLDMHPAVAFGAVLAGAALFGATGALLAIPVTATAQAFVGAYIRRYDVAQS, from the coding sequence GTGTCCGAGGAAGCAGACGAAACAGTCGATGTACCGCGCAGAATAACCGTCCAGTCGATCATTCCGGCATGGCTGCCACGCGCCTATCTGATGGCGGCGGTCACGGTCGCCGGGATCGTCATCACCTTCTGGTCGCTGGCCAAATTGCAGGGCCTGCTCACCGTGCTGGTGATCTCGCTGTTCCTGGCCTTCGCCATCGAACCGGCGGTGAACTGGCTGGCCGCGCGCGGGTGGAAGCGCGGGCTCGCCACCGGTGCGGTCTTCGTCATCGTGCTGGTGGTGATCGTCGGATTCCTCTGGACCATGGGCGGTTTGATCGTCGACCAGGTCACCTCGCTCATCAGGAACGCACCGCACAATACCGAAGACGCTGTGGCCTGGATCAATTCGACCTTTCACACCGATCTGTCCGGCGCCGATATCACCGAGCGGGCCTCGGAATTGAGCTCCTCACTGGAGAAGTGGGTGGTCGGGCTGGCCGGTGATGTGTGGGGAATCGGCACCACCGCGCTCGGCGTGCTGTTCCAGGGACTCGGCGTACTGCTGTTCACCTACTACTTCGCCGCCGACGGGCCGCGCTTCCGCAATGCCGTCTGCTCGGTGCTGCCGCCCAAGCGGCAGCGACATGTGCTGCGCGCCTGGGATATCGCCGTCGAGAAGACCGGCGGCTATCTGTATTCCCGTGCGCTGCTGGCACTCTGCTCGGCCGTCGCGCACTACGCCGCCATGCGGATACTGGGTATTCCGTCGGCGTTCGCGCTGGCGCTGTGGGTGGGCGTTGTCTCGCAGTTCATTCCGACCGTCGGCACCTATCTCGCCGGTGCGCTGCCAGTGCTGGTCGCGCTGAGTCAGAGTTCGAGCACCGCACTGTGGATTCTCGGCTTCATCGTCGTCTATCAGCAGTTCGAGAACTATGTGCTGCAACCGCGCATCACGGCCACCACCCTGGATATGCATCCGGCGGTGGCCTTCGGTGCAGTGCTCGCGGGGGCGGCGCTCTTCGGAGCGACGGGCGCACTGCTCGCCATTCCGGTCACCGCCACCGCGCAGGCCTTCGTCGGCGCGTACATCCGCCGCTACGACGTCGCGCAGAGCTGA
- a CDS encoding antitoxin → MGLFDNLKDVAGKAADLASEHADKLDPLVDKVGDLVDERTEGKFAGQVDKVQEAAKKALHEQGK, encoded by the coding sequence GTGGGTCTGTTCGACAATCTGAAGGATGTCGCGGGCAAGGCCGCCGATCTGGCGAGCGAGCACGCGGACAAGCTGGATCCGCTGGTGGACAAGGTCGGTGACCTGGTCGACGAGCGCACCGAGGGCAAGTTCGCCGGTCAGGTCGACAAGGTGCAGGAGGCGGCCAAGAAGGCGCTGCACGAGCAGGGCAAATAG
- a CDS encoding ABC1 kinase family protein, with translation MAKELPTSRLTRGTKLGMAVAGNAIRAQKTRRSMRGRSEAVRERMAEESMIRATEQMVMVLGTMKGVAMKLGQMLSVLDFDLVPPEHRERFQRRLAVLRDSAPSVSFEVMRAVIEEDYGRTLEQVFAEFEPEPIAAASIGQVYRAKLHDGRTVAVKVQYPGIDAAVRADLKNLAMFRRILQSAMPWVTPAVLDELRLNLESELDYVAEANTQSQIAALYSGHPFIAVPDTMPELSSQRVLVSEYFPGRSFGDIRALPAEERNRIGEIIYRFYVGSLFTFNEFCGDPHPGNLLLGADGKVAFLDFGLYNRMDPEHVEFEATCIRAAAEDRAEELRDLMVQRGVIDSPDEITPEECLEYVLSACEWALVDEDLTITPELASGAFILAVDPRGSEFAGMKQQNLPPEHLFSRRAEFLTFGVLGQLEATANWHRIAREWLYGDDPVTELGRAHREWLSTRPAPVPTTGPKKKTTRKRAAKA, from the coding sequence ATGGCGAAAGAGCTGCCCACATCCAGGCTTACGCGGGGGACGAAGCTGGGGATGGCCGTCGCCGGTAATGCCATTCGTGCGCAGAAGACCCGTCGTTCCATGCGCGGGCGCTCCGAGGCGGTGCGCGAGCGGATGGCCGAGGAGTCGATGATCCGGGCCACCGAGCAGATGGTCATGGTGCTGGGCACCATGAAGGGCGTCGCCATGAAGCTCGGGCAGATGCTGTCGGTGCTCGACTTCGATCTGGTGCCGCCCGAACATCGCGAGCGCTTCCAGCGGCGACTGGCCGTCCTGCGCGACAGCGCGCCCTCGGTGTCCTTCGAGGTGATGCGCGCGGTCATCGAGGAGGACTACGGCCGAACCCTCGAGCAGGTGTTCGCCGAATTCGAACCGGAACCCATTGCCGCCGCCTCCATCGGCCAGGTGTACCGGGCAAAACTGCACGACGGCCGGACCGTCGCGGTGAAGGTGCAGTACCCGGGCATCGATGCCGCGGTGCGCGCGGACCTGAAGAACCTGGCCATGTTCCGGCGCATTCTGCAATCGGCCATGCCGTGGGTGACCCCGGCCGTGCTGGACGAATTGCGGCTGAATCTGGAGAGCGAACTCGACTACGTCGCCGAGGCGAACACCCAGTCGCAGATCGCGGCGCTGTACAGCGGGCATCCGTTCATCGCGGTGCCGGACACCATGCCGGAGCTGTCCTCGCAGCGGGTGCTGGTGAGCGAATACTTCCCGGGCCGCAGTTTCGGGGATATCCGGGCGCTGCCTGCCGAGGAGCGCAATCGGATCGGCGAGATCATCTACCGGTTCTATGTGGGTTCGCTGTTCACGTTCAACGAGTTCTGCGGCGACCCGCATCCGGGCAATCTGCTGCTGGGCGCGGACGGCAAGGTGGCGTTCCTGGACTTCGGGCTCTACAACCGGATGGATCCGGAGCATGTGGAATTCGAGGCCACCTGTATTCGCGCCGCGGCCGAGGATCGCGCGGAGGAACTGCGCGATCTGATGGTGCAGCGCGGCGTCATCGACTCCCCCGACGAGATCACTCCCGAGGAGTGTCTGGAGTACGTGCTGTCCGCCTGCGAATGGGCGCTGGTCGACGAAGACCTCACCATCACACCGGAATTGGCGTCGGGCGCGTTCATCCTGGCGGTCGATCCGCGGGGCAGCGAGTTCGCGGGCATGAAGCAGCAGAATCTGCCGCCGGAGCACCTGTTCTCGCGCCGCGCCGAATTCCTCACCTTCGGGGTGCTGGGTCAGCTGGAGGCGACGGCCAATTGGCATCGCATCGCCCGGGAATGGCTCTACGGCGACGACCCGGTCACCGAACTCGGTCGCGCACACCGGGAATGGCTGTCCACCCGCCCCGCGCCCGTGCCCACCACCGGCCCCAAGAAGAAGACCACTCGTAAACGCGCCGCTAAGGCGTAA
- a CDS encoding DsbA family protein — MSSKPGDRKNPLAKAQRADRNRKIAIQAGVAVVLVGLVAAIGIGLAMRKSDDKSTAASFAPVVTHDQGAGAVPANITSTGAIRIGNPDAKVKVQVVADLQCPACQMFEQNNSSALEAAVKNGSAVVEYNIISFLDRASNGNQYSTRAANAAYAVAAADPSKFQDWLASMYSQQPKENGNGMTDDQIIAIATAAGYTEPSVAQDITSQKYVAWVGDETKGVFATGLKSTPSVYVNGKAVTDGQTLMSPNGMQSVIEAAAK; from the coding sequence GTGAGCAGCAAACCGGGTGATCGCAAGAATCCTCTGGCGAAGGCTCAGCGAGCCGATCGCAATCGCAAGATCGCTATTCAGGCCGGCGTCGCCGTGGTCCTGGTGGGTCTGGTCGCGGCGATCGGCATCGGGCTGGCCATGCGCAAGAGCGATGACAAGAGCACGGCGGCCTCGTTCGCCCCGGTCGTCACCCACGATCAGGGCGCGGGTGCGGTGCCGGCGAATATCACCTCCACCGGCGCCATCCGCATCGGCAATCCGGATGCCAAGGTCAAGGTGCAGGTCGTCGCCGACCTGCAGTGCCCGGCCTGCCAGATGTTCGAGCAGAACAACTCCAGCGCGCTCGAGGCCGCGGTGAAGAACGGCTCGGCGGTCGTCGAGTACAACATCATCTCGTTCCTGGACCGCGCCTCGAACGGCAATCAGTATTCGACGCGTGCGGCGAATGCGGCCTATGCGGTGGCGGCCGCCGATCCGTCGAAGTTCCAGGACTGGCTGGCGTCCATGTACAGCCAGCAGCCCAAGGAAAACGGCAACGGTATGACCGATGACCAGATCATCGCCATCGCGACTGCCGCCGGTTACACCGAACCGTCTGTGGCACAGGACATTACGTCGCAGAAGTATGTCGCCTGGGTGGGCGATGAGACCAAGGGCGTCTTCGCCACCGGCCTCAAGTCCACACCGTCGGTGTACGTCAACGGCAAGGCCGTCACGGACGGCCAGACACTGATGAGCCCGAACGGCATGCAGTCGGTCATCGAGGCCGCGGCGAAGTGA